One Grus americana isolate bGruAme1 chromosome Z, bGruAme1.mat, whole genome shotgun sequence DNA window includes the following coding sequences:
- the GCNT1 gene encoding beta-1,3-galactosyl-O-glycosyl-glycoprotein beta-1,6-N-acetylglucosaminyltransferase, with product MLKRKLRFCHNPCFRLLFGLTLILVIISVLKVNQKQDLLNRRHLELTKEDPIGNINCTKIIEGDIEEIQKVKLETLSVSFKKRPRLTTNDYINMTADCASFTKTRKYIMEPLSNEEAEFPIAYSIVVYHKIEMLDRLLRSIYAPQNFYCIHVDKKSPESFFAAVKGIVSCFDNVFISSQLESVVYASWSRVQADINCMKDLYRRSSNWKYLINLCGMDFPIKTNQEIVEKLKALKGENSLETEKMPVYKEVRWKKHHEIIDGKIKNTGVDKQLPPLSTPIFSGSAYFVVSRRFVEYVLESSKILKFIEWAKDTYSPDEYLWATIQRIPEVPGAVSSSDKYDVSDMNALARFVKWQYFEGDVSKGAPYPPCSGVHIRSVCVFGVGDLNWMLRNHHFFANKFDTDVDPFAVKCLEEYLRHKALHLQKN from the coding sequence ATGCTGAAGAGGAAATTACGGTTTTGCCACAACCCATGCTTCAGGCTTTTATTTGGTCTAACTCTAATTTTAGTAATCATTTCGGTTTTGAAAGTTAACCAGAAACAAGACTTATTAAATCGGAGACATCTAGAGCTGACAAAAGAAGACCCTATCGGCAATATTAATTGCACGAAGATTATAGAGGGGGATATAGAAGAAATTCAAAAGGTAAAGCTTGAGACGTTGTCAGTGTCATTTAAGAAACGCCCTAGACTAACAACAAATGATTATATTAACATGACAGCAGACTGTGCCTCCTTCACCAAGACTAGGAAATACATTATGGAACCTCTCAGCAATGAAGAAGCAGAATTTCCGATTGCTTACTCAATAGTGGTTTATCACAAAATAGAGATGCTTGATAGACTTCTAAGATCAATCTATGCCCCTCAGAATTTTTACTGCATTCATGTTGACAAGAAGTCTCCAGaatctttttttgctgctgtgaagGGAATAGTCTCATGTTTTGATAATGTCTTTATTTCCAGCCAGTTAGAGAGTGTTGTGTATGCTTCATggagcagggtgcaggcagaCATTAACTGCATGAAAGATCTCTACAGAAGAAGTTCAAACTGGAAATACCTAATAAACCTCTGCGGCATGGACTTTCCTATAAAGACCAACCAGGAAATAgtagagaaattaaaagctcTTAAAGGTGAAAACagcttggaaacagaaaaaatgcctGTTTATAAAGAAGTAAGGTGGAAAAAACACCATGAGATTATTGATGGTAAAATAAAGAACACGGGTGTAGACAAACAGCTACCACCTCTCAGTACTCCAATTTTTTCTGGTAGTGCCTATTTTGTAGTTAGCAGAAGATTTGTAGAATACGTGttagaaagcagcaaaatacttAAGTTCATTGAGTGGGCAAAAGACACTTACAGCCCAGATGAGTATCTGTGGGCAACAATTCAGAGAATCCCTGAAGTCCCAGGTGCAGTTTCTTCTAGTGACAAGTACGATGTTTCCGACATGAATGCACTGGCAAGGTTTGTCAAGTGGCAGTACTTTGAAGGTGATGTGTCCAAAGGTGCACCCTACCCACCATGCAGTGGAGTTCACATTCGCTCTGTCTGTGTTTTTGGGGTGGGAGACCTGAACTGGATGCTACGAAACCACCACTTTTTTGCTAATAAGTTCGACACTGATGTTGACCCTTTTGCAGTGAAATGTTTGGAAGAGTATTTGCGACACAAAGCTTTGCATCTGCAAAAGAACTGA